Proteins encoded together in one Bactrocera neohumeralis isolate Rockhampton chromosome 4, APGP_CSIRO_Bneo_wtdbg2-racon-allhic-juicebox.fasta_v2, whole genome shotgun sequence window:
- the LOC126755824 gene encoding uncharacterized protein LOC126755824 — MLIPQQRALSYLKKFFTAAAFIATLAFACADVSHLGYGYDQPAASAPSNQYIPPAASAPAPVYSAPAPVYQPAAAAPEPVYSAPAPAPVYQPAAAAPAPVYSAPAPAPVYQPAPSAPVSSYIPPAASAPAPVYSAPAPVYQPAAAAPEPVYSAPAPAPVYAPQPAASEVYEQPAEDGYRYRTVRRRVYKQHRSYIKYSATTTNHSQVAQSSVEQQAISNLLKMKFFAAAAFIAILAFACADVSHLGYGYDQPAASAPSNQYIPPAANAPEPAYAPAPAPVYQPAPSAPVSSYIPPAANVPEPAYAPAPAPAPVYQPAPSAPVSSYIPPAATAPEPVYSAPAPAPVYAPQPAASEVYEQPAEDGYRYRTVRRRVYKQRRF; from the exons ATGTTGATACCACAGCAGCGAGCTTTAAGCTATTTGAAG AAATTCTTCACTGCCGCTGCCTTCATTGCCACTTTGGCTTTCGCCTGCGCTGATGTTTCCCATCTGGGCTATGGCTACGACCAACCCGCTGCTAGCGCACCATCCAACCAATACATCCCACCTGCAGCTAGCGCACCAGCACCAGTCTATAGTGCCCCAGCTCCAGTTTACCAACCAGCCGCTGCTGCCCCAGAGCCTGTCTACTCTGCTCCAGCTCCAGCTCCAGTCTATCAGCCAGCTGCCGCTGCTCCAGCACCAGTCTACTCTGCCCCAGCACCAGCTCCAGTCTACCAACCTGCGCCATCTGCTCCAGTCTCATCTTACATCCCACCTGCAGCCAGCGCTCCAGCACCAGTTTACAGTGCCCCAGCTCCAGTTTACCAACCAGCTGCTGCTGCCCCAGAACCTGTCTACTCTGCTCCAGCTCCAGCTCCAGTCTATGCACCACAACCCGCTGCCTCTGAAGTCTACGAGCAACCCGCTGAAGATGGTTACAGATACCGCACTGTGCGCCGTCGCGTTTACAAACAAC ATAGATCGTATATAAAGTACTCAGCTACAACGACCAACCATTCACAAGTCGCACAGAGTTCAGTAGAACAACAAGCaatatcaaatttattaaaaatg AAATTTTTCGCCGCCGCCGCCTTCATCGCCATTTTGGCTTTCGCCTGCGCTGATGTCTCCCATCTGGGCTATGGTTACGACCAACCTGCTGCTAGCGCACCATCTAACCAATACATCCCACCTGCAGCCAATGCTCCTGAGCCTGCCTACGCCCCAGCACCAGCTCCAGTCTACCAACCCGCGCCATCCGCTCCAGTTTCATCGTACATTCCTCCTGCTGCTAACGTACCTGAACCAGCCTACGCTCCAGCCCCAGCTCCTGCTCCAGTCTACCAACCCGCGCCTTCAGCGCCAGTTTCATCTTACATCCCACCCGCAGCAACCGCTCCAGAACCTGTCTACTCTGCCCCAGCTCCAGCCCCAGTCTATGCCCCACAACCAGCTGCTTCTGAAGTCTATGAGCAGCCTGCTGAAGATGGTTACAGATACCGCACCGTCCGTCGTCGTGTCTACAAACAACGTCGTTTCTAA
- the LOC126755825 gene encoding uncharacterized protein LOC126755825, protein MTKHSEVKLTSVAQQAKPNLLKMKLFAAAFIATLAFACADVSHLGYGYDQPAASAPSNQYIPPAASAPAPVYSAPAPVYQPAAAAPEPVYSAPAPAPVYQPAPSAPVSSYIPPAASAPAPVYSAPAPVYQPAAAAPEPVYSAPAPAPVYAPQPAASEVYEQPAEDGYRYRTVRRRVYKQRRF, encoded by the exons ATGACCAAACATTCAGAAGTTAAACTGACTTCAGTAGCACAACAAGCCAaaccaaatttattgaaaatg AAACTATTCGCCGCCGCCTTCATCGCCACTTTGGCTTTCGCCTGTGCTGATGTCTCCCATCTGGGCTATGGCTACGACCAGCCTGCTGCTAGCGCACCATCTAACCAATACATCCCACCTGCAGCTAGCGCTCCAGCACCAGTCTACAGTGCCCCAGCTCCAGTTTACCAACCAGCTGCTGCTGCCCCAGAACCAGTCTACTCTGCCCCAGCACCAGCTCCAGTCTACCAACCTGCGCCATCTGCTCCAGTCTCATCTTACATCCCACCTGCAGCTAGCGCTCCAGCACCAGTCTACAGTGCCCCAGCTCCAGTTTACCAACCAGCAGCAGCTGCCCCAGAACCAGTCTACTCTGCTCCAGCTCCAGCTCCAGTCTATGCCCCTCAACCAGCTGCCTCTGAAGTCTATGAGCAACCCGCTGAAGATGGTTACAGATACCGCACCGTACGTCGTCGTGTCTACAAACAACGCCGCTTCTAA